AGATTCAATCAATATTCTTATTCCTATCCTCACCAAAGGACATGGCGTTTGCAGATAccctatttatttataaaaccaGTAGTTCTTCCACTTATGAACTTGGCTTGTAAAAAAAGAATGGGCTATGTGCCTGTTGCTATACATATAGAGTTGAATACAGCAAGGCGACAGTATCTTTGTTTGGACCTCCCATcccattattattattatgagtGTGGAAAAGCAAACGTGAAAATGGAGATTTTTGAGTCCCTTtagctttttcctttttgttggAAATGATTTGGCTCCACTTACCACTTGGACTTGCAGCACTTGCAGCACTGCAGTCTGCACCTTTCTTGTTATTCCTTGGATTATATTTTTCAACGTTTctctaaagaaaaaaaaatgtgtagTGAATAGTGATCGATTGATTTTCTTGTTAAGGGTATCTTTGTTTCTGGAATCTGATATCTTTGTTACTATGAAGATCTagtaacaaagaaaaaacaaggtACGACAAAAGGTTAAGTAAAGGCTTGAATTGATTGATTTCTGTTTACCTTTATTATTTGTGACCCAATCCTACGGCTATATATCTCACTTTTTCTCTCCATAAACCATCACGTTGTCTGTTACTCTGTTTGGTGGTGttgtttttcttccttccttcctgggtttattttattaggCTTTGCATTTGGCGCTAGTTttgcttgtttgtttgtttggctTTGGACTAGCTTagctgctctctctctctctctctctctctctctctctctctctctatatatatatatatatatatatatataaatctttCATACACTCACAGAGGCAAATAATTTAAAGATGGTAAGCTCCTCAAACTCAAACAGTGGTACACATGTACAATTTGGTGATACAAGCCACACCAAGATATTTGTGGGTGGATTGCCATGGGAGACTCAAAGAGACACCATGAAACGCTATTTCGAGCAGTTCGGGGAGATCCTAGAGGCTGTTGTCATCACTGACAAAATCACAGCAAGATCAAAAGGCTATGGTTTTGTAAGTTCACTctactcttcttcttttttcttttcttttcttgcctatattatatatatggtttAGTTTTGTAAGCAAGTCCAGTTGTCTTAATGAgttgttgaatatttttaattgtcaGGTGACGTTCAAGGATCCAGAAGCAGCAGGGAGAGCTTGTGAAAATCCTAATCCTATCATTGATGGAAGGAGGGCAAATTGTAATCTTGCAGCCCTAGGTGCCCAGAAGAATCATTCAGCCACTCCTCAACCTCATGAACGGGGTGGTTTGCTGAACCTGAATGGTCTAAAAACCAAGTCTGATGACCTTTCCTAAGTTCGTTATATATACTTAATACTTGTTGTATGTTTCAGAAGCTGAGGAGGGAATGAAGAAATCCAGAGCATCATCCAGACCCTTTATCAACACAACCTCTACGTATTTATATTTCCATCAACACAACCCCCACTATGCATTCCCCTATTATTCTGCTTACGGGTAATTAAGAAACACTggtctatatatatacttttttatttgacaattcatttgttttataaattaattctCAAGTGTGAATGGTCTCGGTTTCGTCATTCAGATATCCAGTTTACCAGCAGGACAACTTTGCAATGGTTAGAATTTACTTGGGCTGATCAAtgattcattcattcattcatgaTATGAACACGTTGCCTTGATAATAATTACAAATGGTTTTAACATTTAGATGCAGAGTTATAATTACAATGGATatggtggtggcggtggtggcggtggcCGTGACGGTGGCCGTGACGGTGGCGGTCGGGGCCAACACCACTACTACTCTAACTCTAGTAATGCTGCTGGAGGTCCTGGAGTGTATCATCCGTTTTATTTCTATTCTCCATCACCTATGATGATTCTTgtacagcagcagcagccacaGCAACGGGGCCCAACAACTTCCAACGCCAAACTAGAACCAACAGCCTCCTCACACACACTCACACTCACAGGGAAACAGCAACAGCATCCCCTCAGACAAGAtccaaaaggaagaagaaactgaCCTGGGATTACAAAATCCACTTGTCTTCTCTTCTGTTCCTCTTCATTaagggttttattttatgaatctTATCCATTCATCCTTTCATTGTCAATAACcacataatttttatatatatatatatatatatatatatataggttaACTCTCTTCCATATGGATTTgaaactaaactaaactaatTACTAAACTATGCATGCAAACAACAATTCTTCACCCACTTCATGCCATTGCCATCGAAGCAGCATGTGTACGCCTACGCTGCTACGCCACAAATTAAGACCAACAAACTCTTAGAATTCTTCTTTAAGAGTTTATGGTCATCACAAGCATCAAAACACTAAAGAGATTTCATCATAACgcttaataaaattaaaccaTTTAGCTCCTCTGAATTCCATTCCAACTCTACAACTTTAAAATAAACCCACAGATAACCCCTCGTAGAAGGTATCAAACATGCCTACCACCAGCAACCAGGACAAAAGCATAGATAAACACAAAGTACGCCAAAATATTTCTCTGTGCATGCATGCGTCGATATATCTATCACCGGTAAACTAGTCCAGCAAACATGAAAATGTGGTTTACTGCAATGGAGAGCGAGGAGCACGGGGCCGAACAGGTGTCTTTGAAGGGCTTACCCTGCATACATATAATACATTCAAATGACGAGGAGGTCCAAAGTAAATTGCTCTTGAAAGAACATTGGGGTTGGGGTGTGTATGTTGTCGGGAGAGAAAACAGTGTAAGCTAAACATTCTGCCAAACTAACCTTATCGGCAGTGATCCCAAAACGACACCACTACAGTTAAGAGCTGCAATTGCACTTTCAGCCTGCGAATGTAAATAAGAATCATTCTCAGATTAGCGCTATCTGAATTACAGAGCATAAcagaaaggagaagaagacTAACATTTaacaacagaaaagaaaaagactttTAGTCTAATCATTCTCGATAAAAatgcaaaattgattaaaagaACAGAAGGACCTTTCCTAGTTGAAAATAATTTGTAAGTTTCAATGGCCCACATATGAATCATCAATCATCTAAAAAACAATGAAGTACAATGACAATATGAACTTGTTTACTTGTAGTGAATAAACATGTTTTACCTGAGTTTCTGTTTACCATAATGCAATTGCTACATAGTGACAATAGTTAAAAATTACTGTGATATTCTATTGGAATCAGATAATAAAAGCCAACTTAAAATGGATAAAAAGTATTACTGTGGTAAGGAACCATTCTAGATAATAAAACAGTAGTACAAACTATTCTAGATTCCAGGTTATAAGCAGATCATAATAATTACAGCATGCTAGCATGAGTGATCAAAATCTTAGAATACAAAAGACCACGGGAAAAAATAGGTGGAATGCTGTATACAGTAACTCagacaataaattaattaattgttctGACAGAAAAGAAATGTCAAAATGATTGAGATGATCAAGCAAAACTTGTACATTTGACCTCAAGTAATTAGAACACACAATGGAGTAAACGAACTGAGTTCTCTGTCATAGTTTACGGAGACACCTGCCATCATAAACTGTCTACGGGTTTCACAAAAAGAGATGAAAACACACCCACACAAACTCACAGAGCGCATAACACAGTAGGCTTGTGAGTgctaaaaaaaacccaacataAATATACAGAGCCATAAGGTCCTTACCACAGTAAATTCAACAAACGCAATACGAGTGGAGTGATGATAATCTCCAAGTAGCCGCAGGCGTTGAACCTATACAAGCCAGGAAGATGTAAATACAATAAGGTTGCAGTTTCAGAACGAGCAGCAATAAAAATTTGTCACAGAGGGAAACACAAACCTCTCCACAAAGTGATTCAAAAAACAGTTTGACATCTGCTTGAGTGACCTGAATCaagtgaacaaaaaaaaattaggaacaGGTGCACCAGTTCTGGCCCTAAAACACCCAGACGAGattaaaaagttgaaaaatacCTTCTTGTCAATATTTGTACAATAAATAGTTCTTGAGCACATCTCACGCTCATCATCGGACTGATTACAATAACAGAATAAATCCAAGTAAGAAAAGAACAGGTAAAATCAGCATAACTTAATCAGTTCGTAACACTCAAACTGCAATAAATTTATACACATATCATAATtagtaaaattatatattgatGACAAGCAGTCAAGTATGGTCCTCACCCTTGGCAAAAATGTTGGATTAACAGGTGCGATTGCAGTTTTCGAAGGCAGGACTCTCACTGGGTAATAGCCAAGCATGGTTCCTGACAGACTCAAGGCAACCCTTGCACCTTCTGCGAGCATACAATAGTTGATTCAGCATAACAAGACAAATACTCATCAATTCATAGTAACAAGATATAGATACGTCAA
The Prunus dulcis chromosome 2, ALMONDv2, whole genome shotgun sequence DNA segment above includes these coding regions:
- the LOC117617530 gene encoding RNA-binding protein 38-like produces the protein MVSSSNSNSGTHVQFGDTSHTKIFVGGLPWETQRDTMKRYFEQFGEILEAVVITDKITARSKGYGFVTFKDPEAAGRACENPNPIIDGRRANCNLAALGAQKNHSATPQPHEREAEEGMKKSRASSRPFINTTSTYLYFHQHNPHYAFPYYSAYGYPVYQQDNFAMMQSYNYNGYGGGGGGGGRDGGRDGGGRGQHHYYSNSSNAAGGPGVYHPFYFYSPSPMMILVQQQQPQQRGPTTSNAKLEPTASSHTLTLTGKQQQHPLRQDPKGRRN